The following are encoded together in the Populus trichocarpa isolate Nisqually-1 chromosome 5, P.trichocarpa_v4.1, whole genome shotgun sequence genome:
- the LOC7469163 gene encoding guanine nucleotide-binding protein subunit gamma 2, which yields MESDSIEMDGQHSVSSLEEPKREESVVAETSSFIPRTRPNNFLSKHRMVAAITQLQNQINFIQEELDQLDTLGESSIVCEELLSSVESIPDPLLPSTQGPVNASWDRWFKGNQNSRRRWI from the exons ATGGAATCAGATTCAATAGAAATGGACGGGCAACATTCGGTGTCTTCGCTTGAAGAACCAAAAAGGGAGGAGTCAGTAGTGGCAGAAACATCAAGTTTTATTCCAAGAACAAGGCCTAACAACTTCCTGAGTAAGCATCGAATGGTAGCTGCAATCACCCAACTTCAGaatcaaatcaatttcataCAG GAGGAGCTGGACCAGCTTGATACATTAGGGGAATCGTCAATTGTTTGCGAAGA ACTCCTGTCAAGTGTTGAATCGATTCCTGACCCACTACTTCCATC GACTCAAGGTCCGGTAAACGCTAGCTGGGATCGGTGGTTCAAAGGGAACCAGAACTCGCGAAGACGGTGGATCTAA